One window from the genome of Carcharodon carcharias isolate sCarCar2 chromosome 9, sCarCar2.pri, whole genome shotgun sequence encodes:
- the ube2t gene encoding ubiquitin-conjugating enzyme E2 T isoform X1, with protein MQRVSRLKKEMQLLASQPPPGISCWQNNDRMDDLRAQILGSVSSPYEGGIFNLEIVVPERYPFEPPKIRFLTPIYHPNIDTAGRICLDILKLPPKGAWKPSLNISTVLTSIHLLMSEPNPDDPLMADISSEFKYNRQSFLENAKQWTLKHATKTKKDERSNCLKENQSQVEEAVTKNAPVLRKRSACDSENGKKFCL; from the exons ATGCAAAGAGTTTCGAGGTTAAAAAAAGAGATGCAGCTGTTGGCGAGCCAGCCCCCACCTGGAATTTCTTGCTGGCAGAACAATGATCGAATGGATGACTTACGAGCTC AGATTTTGGGAAGTGTCAGTTCACCCTATGAAGGTGGAATATTTAATCTTGAAATTGTTGTTCCTGAAAG ATATCCATTTGAACCTCCAAAAATTCGGTTTCTGACCCCAATCTATCATCCTAACATTGACACAGCAGGAAGGATCTGCTTGGACATcttgaagctgcctccaaag GGAGCCTGGAAGCCATCTCTTAATATCTCTACTGTGTTAACCTCGATTCACTTATTGATGTCTGAACCTAATCCAGATGACCCTCTTATGGCTGACATT TCATCTGAATTCAAATACAACAGGCAGTCTTTTCTGGAAAATGCAAAACAATGGACGTTAAAacatgcaacaaaaacaaaaaaggatGAG AGGTCTAACTGCCTTAAAGAAAATCAGAGCCAGGTTGAAGAAGCTGTGACTAAGAATGCACCAGTATTGAGGAAAAGGTCTGCCTGTGATTCTGAAAATGGCAAAAAGTTTTGTTTATAA
- the ube2t gene encoding ubiquitin-conjugating enzyme E2 T isoform X2 has translation MQRVSRLKKEMQLLASQPPPGISCWQNNDRMDDLRAQILGSVSSPYEGGIFNLEIVVPERYPFEPPKIRFLTPIYHPNIDTAGRICLDILKLPPKGAWKPSLNISTVLTSIHLLMSEPNPDDPLMADISSEFKYNRQSFLENAKQWTLKHATKTKKDEDLKAEREKLHLNLCNHSPLTPPTHILNKSPADSC, from the exons ATGCAAAGAGTTTCGAGGTTAAAAAAAGAGATGCAGCTGTTGGCGAGCCAGCCCCCACCTGGAATTTCTTGCTGGCAGAACAATGATCGAATGGATGACTTACGAGCTC AGATTTTGGGAAGTGTCAGTTCACCCTATGAAGGTGGAATATTTAATCTTGAAATTGTTGTTCCTGAAAG ATATCCATTTGAACCTCCAAAAATTCGGTTTCTGACCCCAATCTATCATCCTAACATTGACACAGCAGGAAGGATCTGCTTGGACATcttgaagctgcctccaaag GGAGCCTGGAAGCCATCTCTTAATATCTCTACTGTGTTAACCTCGATTCACTTATTGATGTCTGAACCTAATCCAGATGACCCTCTTATGGCTGACATT TCATCTGAATTCAAATACAACAGGCAGTCTTTTCTGGAAAATGCAAAACAATGGACGTTAAAacatgcaacaaaaacaaaaaaggatGAG GATCtcaaagctgagagagagaaacttcaCTTAAATTTATGTAACCACTCTCCATTgaccccaccaacacacattcTCAATAAAAGCCCAGCAGATTCATGCTAA